In the genome of Parus major isolate Abel chromosome 2, Parus_major1.1, whole genome shotgun sequence, one region contains:
- the LOC107200071 gene encoding microtubule cross-linking factor 1-like translates to MEEMRDSYLEEDVYQLQELRRELDRANKNCRILQYRLRKAEQKSLKVAQTGHVDGELIRSLEQDLKVAKDVSVRLHHELESVEEKRVKAEDENEVLRQQIIEVEVSKQTLQNELDKLKEVSRKAMQSTTAGLEWKFGTQVF, encoded by the exons atggaagaaatgcGTGACAGCTATTTAGAGGAAGATGTTtaccagctgcaggagctccgGCGAGAGCTGGACCGGGCAAACAAGAATTGCCGCATTCTGCAATATCGTCtcaggaaagcagaacagaaaagctTGAAAGTTGCACAAACAGGCCATGTGGATGGAGAGCTCATTAGGAGCCTGGAACAAGATTTAAAG GTAGCCAAAGATGTTTCTGTCAGACTGCACCATGAGCTGGAGAGTGTGGAGGAGAAGCGAGTTaaagcagaagatgaaaatgaagTCCTTCGGCAGCAAATCATTGAGGTGGAAGTATCCAAGCAGACACTGCAAAATGAGCTGGACAAGTTAAAAGAGGTAAGCAGAAAAGCCATGCAGAGCACCACTGCTGGGTTAGAATGGAAATTTGGCACACAGGTGTTTTAG